The Tenacibaculum jejuense genome includes a window with the following:
- a CDS encoding aspartate aminotransferase family protein translates to MKNDFLKYQGQTTPHPLSIEISHASGSYIYSNDDKAYLDFVAGVSANSLGHNNTIVNNAIKEQIDQYTHVMVYGEFIQKPQLELCKALASTLPESLSCVYLVNSGTEATEGALKLAKRFTGRTEVIAANNAYHGNTAGAMSVCGAEEQNRAFRPLVPGSKFIQFNNENDLNKITSKTAGVILETIQGGAGFVVPKNNFLTKVKKHCEEVGALLILDEIQTGVGRTGKFWGFENFNVIPDIIITGKGLGGGMPIGAFISSKKIMDSLKDNPKLGHITTFGGHPVIAAAGLATVNEIHAKVLTKEALRKEQLFRKHLQHSLIKEIRGKGLMLALIVESPEIANTIVLNALENGLILFWLLYEKRAVRITPPLTISDEEIIKGCKILTDILDNIKKSPAFY, encoded by the coding sequence ATGAAAAATGATTTCTTAAAATATCAGGGACAAACTACTCCTCATCCTTTAAGTATTGAAATATCTCATGCATCTGGAAGCTATATATACAGTAATGATGATAAAGCATATTTAGATTTTGTTGCCGGTGTTTCTGCAAATAGTCTTGGACACAACAATACAATTGTAAATAATGCCATAAAAGAACAGATAGATCAATACACACATGTTATGGTCTATGGAGAGTTTATTCAAAAACCTCAATTAGAACTTTGTAAAGCTTTAGCCAGTACATTACCCGAAAGCTTATCGTGTGTATATTTGGTAAATTCTGGTACAGAAGCAACAGAAGGTGCTTTAAAATTAGCTAAACGTTTTACAGGTAGAACAGAAGTTATAGCTGCAAATAATGCTTACCACGGAAATACTGCTGGAGCAATGAGTGTTTGTGGTGCAGAAGAGCAAAATAGAGCTTTTAGACCATTAGTTCCTGGGAGTAAGTTTATACAGTTTAACAATGAAAATGATCTAAATAAAATTACTAGTAAAACTGCTGGTGTAATTTTAGAAACTATTCAAGGTGGCGCTGGTTTTGTTGTTCCAAAAAACAACTTCTTAACTAAGGTAAAAAAGCATTGTGAAGAAGTTGGAGCTCTGCTAATTCTTGATGAAATACAAACTGGAGTTGGAAGAACTGGTAAATTTTGGGGTTTTGAAAACTTCAATGTTATTCCAGATATTATAATTACCGGAAAAGGTCTTGGTGGAGGAATGCCAATTGGTGCATTTATTTCTTCTAAAAAGATTATGGATTCCTTAAAAGACAATCCAAAATTAGGTCATATAACCACTTTTGGTGGACATCCTGTTATTGCTGCAGCCGGATTGGCAACTGTAAATGAAATTCATGCTAAAGTTTTAACTAAAGAAGCACTTAGAAAAGAACAATTGTTCCGTAAACATTTACAACATTCTTTAATAAAAGAAATTAGAGGTAAAGGCTTAATGTTAGCTTTAATTGTTGAATCACCTGAAATCGCAAATACCATAGTTTTAAATGCTTTAGAAAACGGTTTAATTTTATTTTGGTTGTTATATGAAAAAAGAGCTGTAAGAATCACTCCTCCGCTAACTATTTCAGACGAAGAGATAATAAAGGGTTGTAAAATTTTAACAGATATTTTAGACAATATAAAAAAGTCCCCTGCGTTTTATTAA